From Candidatus Deferrimicrobiaceae bacterium, one genomic window encodes:
- a CDS encoding cbb3-type cytochrome c oxidase subunit I has product VEGMFEVFAVVVIGFLMVRLGLVTAHSTLRATYFQLIILLGSGIIGTGHHYYWIGAPRYWLWIGGIFSALEPLPILLMVIDTMNHVKERKTQIVNRLTWTYAVGCAIYHMIGAGVFGFLHTLPQINYYTHGSQVTVSHGHLAFFGAYALLNLTTFYFAMPKIKGIEVFDERRGKYGFWTMNVAMMIMGLTFGVAGVLQTYIERVLGLGYMTAQSYMRLWMGVTMTAGVFFLIGLLTTVTDLLTLRPARQRT; this is encoded by the coding sequence GGGTGGAAGGCATGTTCGAGGTCTTCGCCGTGGTGGTGATCGGTTTCCTGATGGTCCGGCTGGGACTGGTGACCGCGCACTCCACGCTCCGCGCCACCTATTTCCAGTTGATCATCCTGCTGGGCAGCGGTATTATCGGCACCGGCCACCACTATTACTGGATCGGCGCGCCTCGGTACTGGCTCTGGATCGGAGGGATCTTCTCCGCCCTGGAGCCGCTGCCCATCCTCCTGATGGTCATCGACACGATGAACCACGTGAAGGAGCGCAAGACGCAGATCGTCAACCGCCTCACCTGGACCTACGCGGTGGGGTGCGCGATCTACCACATGATCGGGGCGGGGGTTTTTGGATTCCTCCACACGCTGCCGCAGATCAACTACTACACGCACGGCTCCCAGGTCACCGTGTCCCACGGCCACCTGGCGTTCTTCGGCGCCTACGCACTCCTCAATCTCACGACCTTCTACTTCGCGATGCCGAAGATCAAGGGGATCGAGGTGTTCGACGAACGGCGCGGGAAATACGGCTTCTGGACGATGAACGTCGCGATGATGATCATGGGGCTCACCTTCGGTGTGGCCGGAGTCCTGCAGACTTACATCGAGCGGGTGCTGGGATTGGGGTACATGACGGCGCAGTCGTACATGCGGCTCTGGATGGGGGTCACCATGACCGCGGGGGTCTTCTTCCTGATCGGTCTGCTCACCACCGTCACGGACCTCCTCACCCTGCGGCCGGCCAGGCAGCGAACGTAG
- a CDS encoding DUF1858 domain-containing protein — MDRYTKAFVVASLGYFFLASLLGVWMGAGEAAGWVPFAHIHFNLLGFMSMMIYGVGYFILPRFNGRTLRWPSWVPLHFFAANIGLIGMVATAPERPSTGFVLFAGLSVVSVAMFVINLGATMLIAPAEKAEDEEAEALARPQAPPPPRVDIHPDMRVGEILTRWPQTVEVFVANGFASLGNPEHREQVKQIPITLRMACQRHNVDLEPMVALLISAAGGAPQPAVAGMSAGGPARKDGLSRGEPIRAENILGDILSAYPETEKVFRKYYGDGCFSCPGQATESVKQSAMMHNVIEKQILSDLNRAAGF; from the coding sequence ATGGATCGGTACACCAAAGCATTTGTCGTAGCGTCTCTCGGATACTTTTTCCTGGCTTCCCTGCTGGGGGTCTGGATGGGAGCCGGGGAAGCGGCAGGGTGGGTGCCCTTCGCCCATATCCACTTCAACCTTCTCGGCTTCATGTCGATGATGATCTACGGGGTGGGATACTTCATCCTGCCCCGGTTCAACGGGCGCACCCTGCGCTGGCCCTCCTGGGTCCCGCTCCACTTCTTTGCGGCCAACATCGGGCTGATCGGGATGGTGGCCACGGCCCCCGAGCGACCCTCGACGGGGTTCGTCCTGTTCGCCGGTCTGTCGGTCGTGTCGGTGGCGATGTTCGTGATCAACCTCGGCGCAACGATGCTCATCGCGCCGGCGGAGAAGGCGGAAGACGAGGAGGCTGAGGCTTTGGCGAGGCCGCAGGCACCACCGCCTCCCCGGGTCGACATCCACCCCGACATGCGGGTGGGGGAGATCCTCACCCGGTGGCCGCAGACGGTGGAGGTCTTCGTGGCAAACGGATTCGCTTCCCTGGGGAACCCGGAGCACCGGGAGCAGGTCAAGCAGATCCCCATCACGCTCCGGATGGCGTGCCAGCGGCACAACGTCGATCTCGAACCGATGGTCGCCCTGCTGATTTCCGCCGCCGGGGGGGCGCCCCAGCCGGCCGTGGCCGGCATGTCCGCCGGAGGACCGGCGCGCAAAGACGGACTCTCCCGGGGAGAGCCGATCCGCGCGGAGAACATCCTGGGCGACATCCTCTCGGCCTACCCGGAGACCGAGAAGGTGTTCCGGAAATATTACGGAGACGGGTGCTTCTCCTGCCCCGGCCAGGCGACCGAAAGCGTCAAGCAGAGCGCGATGATGCACAACGTGATCGAGAAGCAGATCCTGTCCGACCTGAACCGGGCGGCGGGGTTTTAG
- a CDS encoding DUF6306 domain-containing protein, with amino-acid sequence MIDRMQELLEAERAGVKCLSAMADSSPEGEKKDFLVFLRNDEGRFCAGLYRLIRDRKGTPTDRTGTFADKVLALEGEAERLALLIKGQSWVVRKIDEIPTAEMTPDEKSFFDDMHKAHVVNIEACRKYLPAGG; translated from the coding sequence ATGATCGACCGGATGCAGGAACTGCTCGAGGCGGAGCGCGCGGGAGTGAAATGCCTCTCCGCGATGGCGGATTCCTCCCCGGAGGGGGAGAAGAAGGATTTCCTGGTTTTCCTGCGGAACGACGAGGGCCGGTTCTGCGCCGGGCTGTACCGGCTCATCCGGGACAGGAAGGGAACCCCCACCGACCGGACAGGGACCTTCGCGGACAAGGTCCTCGCCCTCGAGGGGGAGGCCGAGCGGCTGGCGCTCCTCATCAAGGGGCAGTCGTGGGTCGTCCGAAAGATCGACGAGATCCCGACCGCGGAGATGACCCCGGACGAGAAGTCGTTCTTCGACGACATGCACAAGGCCCACGTGGTCAACATCGAGGCGTGCCGAAAATACCTGCCCGCCGGGGGATGA